The following DNA comes from Alienimonas californiensis.
CCGGATCGGCGGGTCGGCCGCGACAGTCAGGACGGGGTGGAACGGGTGGGCTTCCGCTGCGTGTTCCGCCTGACCGTGGACGGCACGCCGGGCGGGGACCCGCTGCCGCTCGTGACCGAGGGCGCCGGCACGTGACCGACGCCGCAGACCCACCCCCGGAGCGGGACGTACTGACGGTCTATCCGGGAGTCGCCGCGACCTCCGTCGGTCGGCTGATCGGCCGGGCCCTGAACTGCGTCCCGCTGCGGATCGGGCCGGCGACGCTCTCCCAATGGCTGCTCGGGTTGCCGCTCGCCCCGCTGGGAGCCGCGGTCTACTTCTGGCAGAAGGCGTTCGGCCTGCGGTATCGACTGACCGATCGTCGGCTGATCGTCGAAACGAGCCTCACCGGACGGCAGGTCGACGCCGCCGAGCTTGCGGAGGTGACGGCCGCCGAAGTGACCGTGCCGAGTGCCGGCCGCTGGTTTCGGGCCGGCGACCTGACGCTGCGGGACCGCTCCGGCGCCCGCCTGCTGACTGTGCGGAGCGTGCCGCACGTGGACAACTTCGCCGCGCGTGTCGCGGAGATGAAGGGAGCCCGGGCCTCCGTCGACGCCGCCGCGAAACAGATCGCGGCCCGCCCGGTGCGGGCCTGAGAGGTCCCCGCTTCGCTCCGCCTGTTCAGGCGGCGGGCGATTCGTCGACGGTCGCCGCCGCCGGGGCGTCTTCGGCCGGCGGCTCCGGCCGCTTGGCGTCCGGCAGGAGGCGGTCCAGCAGACCGTTCACGAACTGCGGGCTGTTCTTGTCGCCGTAGGTGCGGGCCAGTTCGATCGCCTCGTTCAGCACGATCTTCGGCGGCAGGTCGGTGTGCAGCAGTTCGAACAGGCCCAGCCGCAGCGCATTGCGGTCGGTGGCGGCCATCCGCTTGAGCGACCAGTTGCGGGCCACGCCGGACAGGCGGGCGTCGAGGTCGTCCCGCACCTCCATCACCTGAGCGAACAGGCGCCAGGCGCGGCGCCGGAGTTCCGCGTCCTCGGTTCGTTCCTCCAACGCGGACTTGGCGTGGAGCGGGTCGAGGGCCGGGTTGAGATCCGCCTCGAACAGCAGTTGGAGGACAATCTCGCGGGCGGCGCGGCCGACGCCGCGGGCGGCCGTTCGATCCGGATGGCGACGGGTGGGCATAATCGAAGAACCGTCGCGGACGGCGGCGGGCAACACGCCGCAGAGAAGAGACCGGGTTCGTCCGCGAGACCTGTTCAAAGGGGCGGCACGGCGGGGGACGGACCGCGGCTCAGCCCGCCCCAGCCCGGATGCTACGCAGCAGCCCCGCCGTTTCAACGGCGGCGGCCGCCGTCTCGCTGCCCTTGTTGCCGTGTTTGCCACCGGCGCGGCTCAGCGCCTGCTCAAAATCGTTCGTCGTCACCACCCCGAACAGCACCGGCACCCCGGTTTCCCGCCCGCTCGCCTGAAAGCTGGAGGCGACCGAGGCGTTGATGAACCGGTCGTGCTCCGTCTCCCCCTTCACCACGCACCCGAGCCCCAGCACCGCGTCGAACCGGCCGCTTTTCGCCAGTTCGTGGCAGACGGCCCCCAACTCGAACGTGCCCGGAACCCGCATCACGGTGAGAGCGTCTTCGTCCGCCCCGAGCCGCCGCAGAGTGCCGAGGGCGCCCTCCAGCAGCCGATCGGTAATCAGCGGGTTCCAACGGGCGCAGGCCACGGCGTACTTGCCGCCGGGCAGGGTGGGGGGGGCGTCGTGTTCGATCATGCGGGGCGTGAGGGGCAGCCGGGGACGGCGGCGAGGGGCGGCGTCAGCTCAGCGACATGCCGTCGAGGAACTCGCCGTTGGATTTGGACTTGGCGAGCCGGCCGACCAGCATGTCCATCGCGTCGGCGGGGTTCATGCCGGAGAGGGTGCGACGCAGGCGGTCGACCTGACGCTGTTCGTCGCCGTCGCGGAGCAACTCCTCGCGGCGGGTGCCGGACTTGTTCACGTCGATTGCGGGCCAGATCCGCTTCTCGACCAGCTTGCGGTCCAGGTGCAGCTCCGTGTTGCCGGTGCCCTTGAACTCCTCGAAAATCACCTCGTCCATCTTGGAGCCGGTGTCGATCAGGGCGGTGGCGATGATCGTCAGGCTGCCGCCCTCCTCGACGTTGCGGGCGGCGCCGAAGAACCGCTTGGGGTGCTGCAGGGCGCCGGCGTCGACACCGCCGGTGAGCACCTTGCCGCTGTGGGGCGTCTCCGTGTTCCAGGCGCGGGCCAGACGGGTGATCGAGTCGAGGAAGATCACCACGTCCTGCCCGAACTCCACCAGCCGCTTGGCCTTTTCGATCACCATCTCGGAGACCTGAATGTGCCGGCTGGGCGGTTCATCGAAGGTGCTGGAGACCACCTCGCAGTGGCGGCCCTTCACCTGGCGTTCCATCTCCGTGACCTCCTCCGGCCGTTCGTCGATCAGCAGGACGATCACGTAGGCGTCCGGGTGCCCGGCGAGCGTGGCCTGGGCGAGTTGCTGGAGGAGCACCGTCTTGCCGGCCCGCGGCGGGCTGACGATCAGGCCCCGCTGCCCGAGTCCGATCGGGGCGACGAGGTCCACCACCCGGGTGCTGAGCTGCTTCGCATCCCCGGAGAGCCGGAGGCGTTCGTCCGGGTGCAGGGGGGTGAGGTCGTCGAACGGCACCATCCCGTGCACCGCGGACGGGTCCTTGCCGCCGACGGCCTCGACCCGCAGCAGGGCGAAGTAACGTTCGTTCTCCTTCGGCGGCCGGATCTGCCCGGCGACGGTCGCCCCGGTCTTCAGGCCGAACCGGCGAATCTGGCTCGGGGAGACGTAGATGTCGTCCGGACAGGGCAGGTAGTGGTAGTCCGGGCTCCGCAGGAAACCGAATCCGTCCGGCAGGATCTCGAGGGTGCCCTCGCCGAACATCAGCCCGGAGAGCTTCGTGCGCTCCTTGAGGATCTTGAAGATCAGGTCCTGCTTTTTGAGCCCCCCGTACTCCTCCAGCCCGGCCTCCGCGGCCATGGAGAGCAGTTCCTTCATGCTCATCCGCTGAAGCTCGGAGATGTGAATCTCCTCCGCCGGCCGCGGACCCAGTGCCGGCGGTTCGTCGTCCTCGGTGAGCATCGAGAGCGTCCGCGGCGTCTGCAACGCCGCGGCGGCCGGCGCGGCGGGAGCCGACGGGTGCGCGGGCTCCGCGTCGTCGTCCACGGCCGCGGTCAGCGCCGAGGGCGCGGTGTCGCTGGACGGGTTGAGCTTCGCCT
Coding sequences within:
- the ribH gene encoding 6,7-dimethyl-8-ribityllumazine synthase — translated: MIEHDAPPTLPGGKYAVACARWNPLITDRLLEGALGTLRRLGADEDALTVMRVPGTFELGAVCHELAKSGRFDAVLGLGCVVKGETEHDRFINASVASSFQASGRETGVPVLFGVVTTNDFEQALSRAGGKHGNKGSETAAAAVETAGLLRSIRAGAG
- the rho gene encoding transcription termination factor Rho, whose translation is MLTEDDEPPALGPRPAEEIHISELQRMSMKELLSMAAEAGLEEYGGLKKQDLIFKILKERTKLSGLMFGEGTLEILPDGFGFLRSPDYHYLPCPDDIYVSPSQIRRFGLKTGATVAGQIRPPKENERYFALLRVEAVGGKDPSAVHGMVPFDDLTPLHPDERLRLSGDAKQLSTRVVDLVAPIGLGQRGLIVSPPRAGKTVLLQQLAQATLAGHPDAYVIVLLIDERPEEVTEMERQVKGRHCEVVSSTFDEPPSRHIQVSEMVIEKAKRLVEFGQDVVIFLDSITRLARAWNTETPHSGKVLTGGVDAGALQHPKRFFGAARNVEEGGSLTIIATALIDTGSKMDEVIFEEFKGTGNTELHLDRKLVEKRIWPAIDVNKSGTRREELLRDGDEQRQVDRLRRTLSGMNPADAMDMLVGRLAKSKSNGEFLDGMSLS
- a CDS encoding PH domain-containing protein, yielding MTDAADPPPERDVLTVYPGVAATSVGRLIGRALNCVPLRIGPATLSQWLLGLPLAPLGAAVYFWQKAFGLRYRLTDRRLIVETSLTGRQVDAAELAEVTAAEVTVPSAGRWFRAGDLTLRDRSGARLLTVRSVPHVDNFAARVAEMKGARASVDAAAKQIAARPVRA
- the nusB gene encoding transcription antitermination factor NusB, which translates into the protein MPTRRHPDRTAARGVGRAAREIVLQLLFEADLNPALDPLHAKSALEERTEDAELRRRAWRLFAQVMEVRDDLDARLSGVARNWSLKRMAATDRNALRLGLFELLHTDLPPKIVLNEAIELARTYGDKNSPQFVNGLLDRLLPDAKRPEPPAEDAPAAATVDESPAA